One window of the Shewanella litorisediminis genome contains the following:
- a CDS encoding crotonase/enoyl-CoA hydratase family protein gives MTQSPVTLVIKDGIAFVTLNRPEKFNALNYEMFLEICRVQKLLARDRQVRVVILQGAQGHFSSGLDIKSVTSKPLQPLGLLAKWLPGNANLAQRVSIGWSRLPVPVIAVIEGYCYGGGMQIALGADFRFAAEGAELSIMEAKWGLVPDMAGLVSLRGILPKDKALELSMTARIVKAPEAAALGLVSRVTADPMEDAMAFANELMTRSPDALAAIKGSIHLSWTGGIRRLLARESWYQVRLLLGKNFAIAARRQQDKTDQDYRPRQKFW, from the coding sequence ATGACACAATCTCCAGTCACCTTGGTCATAAAGGATGGCATAGCCTTTGTGACACTAAACCGACCAGAAAAATTCAATGCATTGAATTATGAGATGTTTTTAGAGATCTGCCGGGTGCAGAAGCTGCTTGCAAGGGACAGACAGGTGCGGGTAGTGATACTGCAAGGCGCCCAGGGGCACTTTTCGTCGGGGCTCGATATCAAGAGTGTGACCAGCAAGCCGTTGCAACCTTTGGGGCTGCTGGCCAAGTGGCTGCCCGGCAACGCCAATCTGGCGCAGCGGGTCTCCATTGGCTGGAGTCGTTTGCCGGTGCCTGTTATCGCCGTTATTGAAGGTTATTGTTATGGCGGTGGCATGCAAATCGCGCTGGGGGCCGATTTTCGCTTTGCGGCCGAGGGTGCCGAGCTGTCCATTATGGAAGCCAAGTGGGGGCTGGTGCCTGACATGGCAGGGCTGGTGAGCCTCAGGGGCATTCTGCCCAAGGATAAAGCGCTGGAGCTGTCGATGACCGCCAGAATAGTCAAAGCCCCGGAAGCCGCGGCTTTGGGCTTGGTCAGTCGGGTAACGGCTGACCCCATGGAAGACGCCATGGCTTTTGCCAACGAGTTGATGACCCGCTCTCCCGATGCACTGGCGGCCATCAAGGGCTCAATTCATCTCAGTTGGACGGGCGGTATCCGCCGGCTGCTGGCGCGGGAGTCCTGGTATCAGGTACGTTTGCTGCTGGGGAAAAACTTTGCCATCGCCGCCCGGCGCCAACAGGATAAAACTGACCAGGATTACCGGCCCCGACAAAAATTCTGGTAA
- a CDS encoding response regulator, translating into MALPVLICDDSAMARKQMARTLPKDWDVDITFATNGAEGIEAIKAGKGEVVFLDLNMPVMDGYEVLQTIQQQDLPALVIVVSGDIQIKAHERVKALGALDFIQKPVSAEAIAGILQEYGILVPGEGEADETEDNPLLKVDMRDACQEIANVAMGRAADLLAKLLDVFVVLPIPNVNVLEVSELTMALKATETSAKVTALCQGFIGAGVAGEALLLFHDSSFQDMAKLMKLDGPNDEATEVEVLIDTGNVLIGAFLNGIAEQLDMHFSQAHPVVLGRHCTVNDLIHDNAEKWQRTLAMEINYRIEDHNIECDLLLLFTEDSLPTLNYKLGYMLDTD; encoded by the coding sequence ATGGCACTTCCAGTATTGATATGTGACGACTCCGCAATGGCTCGAAAGCAGATGGCCCGGACACTGCCCAAGGATTGGGATGTCGACATTACCTTTGCCACCAATGGTGCCGAAGGCATAGAGGCCATCAAAGCCGGCAAGGGCGAGGTGGTGTTTCTTGACCTCAATATGCCTGTCATGGACGGCTATGAGGTGCTGCAAACCATTCAGCAGCAGGACTTGCCTGCGCTGGTCATAGTGGTATCGGGTGACATTCAAATTAAGGCTCACGAACGGGTTAAGGCGCTGGGTGCGCTCGATTTTATCCAAAAACCTGTCAGTGCCGAGGCCATCGCCGGCATACTCCAGGAATACGGTATTCTCGTGCCCGGCGAAGGTGAGGCCGACGAGACCGAAGACAACCCCCTGTTAAAAGTCGATATGCGCGATGCCTGCCAGGAAATCGCCAACGTTGCCATGGGCCGTGCAGCAGACCTGCTGGCCAAGTTGCTTGATGTATTTGTGGTATTGCCCATTCCCAACGTCAATGTGCTGGAAGTGAGTGAGCTGACCATGGCGCTCAAGGCCACCGAAACCTCGGCCAAGGTCACCGCCCTGTGTCAGGGCTTTATCGGTGCCGGCGTCGCCGGTGAAGCCCTGCTGCTGTTCCATGATTCCAGTTTTCAGGATATGGCCAAGCTGATGAAGCTCGATGGCCCCAACGACGAGGCCACCGAGGTGGAAGTGCTGATAGACACAGGCAATGTGCTTATCGGCGCCTTTTTGAATGGCATCGCCGAACAGCTGGATATGCATTTCAGTCAGGCGCATCCCGTCGTACTTGGGCGCCACTGCACAGTCAACGACCTTATCCACGACAACGCCGAAAAATGGCAACGCACCCTGGCGATGGAAATCAACTATCGCATCGAAGATCACAACATTGAATGCGATCTTCTGCTCCTTTTCACTGAAGACTCGCTGCCGACCCTGAACTACAAGCTCGGCTACATGTTGGATACCGATTGA
- a CDS encoding sensor domain-containing diguanylate cyclase: MSNDADLMNELHWLIDMVQTIEVGLVVLDRNFNIALWNGFMENHSGVSPNSIKGKNLFEEFPELPAAWLKKKMESVYLLKNRAFISWEQRPFVFQFKNYRPITGRAEFMYQNVTLLPLASLTGQITHISIIVYDVTDVAVNKLQLKNANERLEHLSQTDGLTQLHNRRHWQECMNREYERFNRYGDPVSLVMFDIDRFKQVNDEHGHVAGDKVIQHIAHLLSQSLRETDCAGRYGGEEFAVVLTGTTAEEAYHFTERLREKVASSAIQFGGKSIQVTISLGICGMDDFVDNESQWLAFADQALYQAKQQGRNRTVIYSE, from the coding sequence ATGTCCAATGACGCAGACCTGATGAACGAACTCCACTGGCTTATCGATATGGTGCAAACCATAGAAGTGGGCCTGGTGGTACTGGACAGAAACTTCAATATCGCCCTGTGGAATGGCTTTATGGAAAACCACAGTGGTGTTTCTCCCAATTCCATCAAGGGCAAAAACCTGTTTGAAGAGTTTCCCGAACTCCCCGCCGCCTGGCTTAAGAAGAAGATGGAGTCGGTGTATCTGCTGAAGAACCGCGCCTTTATCAGTTGGGAGCAGCGCCCTTTTGTGTTCCAGTTTAAAAACTACCGCCCCATCACAGGCCGGGCGGAGTTTATGTACCAGAACGTCACCCTGCTGCCACTGGCGTCGCTCACCGGGCAAATTACCCACATCAGCATCATTGTGTACGACGTTACCGACGTGGCAGTGAATAAACTGCAGCTGAAAAACGCCAATGAGCGCCTGGAACACCTGAGCCAAACCGACGGCCTGACACAACTGCACAATCGCCGCCACTGGCAGGAATGCATGAACCGGGAATACGAGCGTTTTAACCGCTATGGCGACCCGGTGAGCCTGGTGATGTTTGACATAGACCGTTTCAAGCAGGTCAACGATGAGCACGGCCATGTGGCAGGTGACAAGGTTATTCAGCACATAGCCCACCTGCTGAGCCAATCACTGCGGGAAACTGACTGCGCAGGCCGTTACGGCGGCGAAGAATTTGCCGTGGTCCTCACCGGCACCACCGCCGAAGAGGCGTATCATTTTACCGAGCGCCTGCGGGAGAAAGTGGCCTCCTCTGCCATCCAGTTTGGCGGCAAGAGCATACAGGTCACCATCAGCCTGGGCATTTGCGGTATGGATGACTTTGTCGACAACGAATCCCAGTGGCTGGCGTTCGCGGATCAGGCGCTCTATCAGGCCAAACAACAGGGGCGCAACCGCACTGTCATTTACAGCGAATAA
- the rraB gene encoding ribonuclease E inhibitor RraB, which yields MSIERLLKAQQEETRDIVQSLLDDGSDPDAEYMIEHHFSSTNFDRLEKAAVDAFKLGFEVTDAEELELEDGSVILCFDAIANHALDVDLIDKACEQLINLAAKQKVDYDGWGTYFMGDDEDFDDEDDDEDYDNDGFPIERH from the coding sequence ATGTCTATTGAGCGCCTGCTGAAGGCCCAACAGGAAGAGACCCGTGATATCGTTCAGTCGCTGCTGGATGATGGTTCCGACCCGGATGCCGAGTACATGATTGAACATCATTTTTCGAGCACCAATTTCGATCGCCTTGAAAAAGCCGCGGTAGACGCCTTCAAACTGGGCTTCGAGGTGACTGACGCCGAAGAGTTGGAGCTGGAAGATGGCAGTGTGATCCTCTGCTTCGATGCTATCGCCAACCATGCACTGGACGTTGACCTGATAGACAAGGCCTGTGAGCAGCTGATTAACCTCGCGGCCAAGCAGAAGGTAGACTACGACGGCTGGGGCACCTATTTTATGGGCGACGATGAAGACTTCGACGACGAAGATGACGACGAAGACTACGACAATGATGGCTTCCCCATTGAGCGCCACTGA
- a CDS encoding 1-acylglycerol-3-phosphate O-acyltransferase translates to MLLIVRSLLLAILLLMAFIVGSIACLLRPRHRDNVHMFAKWFSAVAPVLGIKVIVRRPQAASSEPCVYLANHQNNFDMFTHTAAVPKGTVSLGKKSIAWMPFFGQIYWLSGNILIDRKNRNRAFETMANTARKIKDKCLSVWIFPEGTRSRGRGLLPFKAGAFHTAIAAGVPMVPVLASNQCHIKLNRWNNGVVIIEQMEPFETKGLDKSQVKELSERIHAAMSAKLEQLNREAEALMGRTRLAN, encoded by the coding sequence GTGCTGTTAATCGTCAGATCCTTGCTGTTGGCTATATTGCTGCTGATGGCATTCATCGTGGGTTCCATCGCCTGTTTGCTGCGTCCAAGGCACCGTGACAATGTACATATGTTCGCCAAATGGTTCTCTGCCGTAGCCCCGGTATTGGGGATCAAGGTGATAGTACGTCGTCCCCAGGCCGCCAGCAGCGAACCTTGCGTATACCTTGCCAACCATCAAAACAACTTTGATATGTTCACCCATACCGCAGCCGTGCCAAAAGGCACCGTGAGCCTGGGGAAAAAGAGCATTGCCTGGATGCCGTTCTTCGGCCAGATCTACTGGCTGTCGGGCAATATCCTTATCGATCGTAAAAATCGTAATCGCGCCTTTGAGACCATGGCGAACACCGCCAGAAAAATCAAAGATAAGTGCCTGTCGGTGTGGATTTTTCCCGAAGGCACCCGCAGCCGCGGCCGTGGACTCCTGCCCTTCAAGGCCGGTGCTTTCCACACGGCGATTGCCGCCGGTGTGCCCATGGTGCCTGTGCTGGCATCCAACCAGTGCCATATCAAGCTCAATCGCTGGAACAATGGCGTGGTGATCATCGAGCAGATGGAACCCTTTGAAACCAAAGGGCTGGACAAGAGTCAGGTCAAGGAACTGTCTGAGCGTATTCATGCCGCCATGTCGGCCAAGCTTGAACAGCTCAACCGAGAGGCCGAAGCCCTGATGGGCCGCACCCGTCTGGCCAACTGA
- a CDS encoding metal ABC transporter permease, with amino-acid sequence MFDWDLLDILLPALAAGVLVLSTHVLLGRQVLKRGIIFIDLAIAQVAALGAIVAHMHPVLEDAPFSGVWMPALFALAGAGLIAWLSRRMADELEAMIGCLYVLAAVGAMLLLANDPHGAELLKQLMSGQILWVSWEQLYLPALVSAAVLALIMARPTVLDGAGFYLVFALVITLSVELVGVYLVFSTLILPALAVNKLSCSKALGWAYLVGLCGYLAGLLLSAMFDLPSGAMIVATLALSAMVFRLLAAKR; translated from the coding sequence ATGTTTGACTGGGATCTGCTGGACATACTGCTGCCGGCGCTCGCCGCCGGGGTATTGGTGCTCTCTACCCATGTGCTGCTGGGGCGCCAGGTGCTTAAGCGTGGCATCATCTTTATCGATTTGGCCATTGCTCAGGTGGCGGCGCTGGGGGCCATTGTGGCCCACATGCACCCCGTGCTGGAGGACGCGCCATTTTCGGGAGTCTGGATGCCGGCGCTTTTTGCCCTTGCCGGCGCAGGGCTGATTGCCTGGCTCTCGCGGCGCATGGCCGATGAGCTGGAGGCCATGATTGGTTGTCTCTATGTGCTGGCGGCCGTTGGGGCCATGTTGCTGCTCGCCAATGACCCCCATGGTGCGGAGCTGCTCAAGCAGCTGATGTCCGGTCAGATCCTTTGGGTTAGCTGGGAGCAACTGTATCTGCCCGCGCTGGTGTCTGCCGCGGTGCTGGCGCTCATCATGGCGCGGCCAACCGTGCTCGATGGGGCGGGTTTCTACCTGGTGTTTGCCCTGGTGATCACCCTGTCGGTTGAGCTGGTTGGAGTCTATCTGGTGTTCAGTACCCTGATTTTGCCTGCGCTGGCAGTCAATAAGCTCAGCTGCAGCAAAGCATTGGGTTGGGCTTATCTGGTTGGCCTTTGCGGTTATCTGGCCGGGCTTTTGCTGTCGGCCATGTTCGACTTGCCAAGCGGCGCCATGATAGTGGCAACCCTGGCGCTGTCTGCCATGGTGTTCAGGCTGCTGGCAGCCAAGCGATAA
- a CDS encoding metal ABC transporter solute-binding protein, Zn/Mn family, translating to MRINSKLLGGLLALTLGHSASAVAGLNIFACEPEYAALAKELAPDARIYSATTAMQDPHQVQARPSLIAKMRQADLALCAGAELEIGWLPMLQMKSANARVRDGSDGMLYAAELIETLDKLDKVDRSMGDVHVKGNPHLHFSPGRLLQVAEAVTARLKRLDPGNSAGYDAAFASFSERWQAAIPAWEASAHGLAGRKVIAYHTSFRYLFDWLGIEQVADLEPKPGLPPSSGHLASLLERARKGDVSAIVVASYQDTRGANWLAEKANLPVLVLPMSVGGNDESQDLFSLYDSVINLLNGVN from the coding sequence GTGCGCATCAATTCTAAGTTGCTCGGGGGCCTGCTGGCCCTGACTCTGGGCCACAGCGCCAGTGCCGTGGCCGGGTTGAATATCTTCGCCTGCGAGCCCGAATATGCGGCGCTGGCCAAAGAGCTGGCCCCGGATGCCAGGATTTACTCGGCGACCACCGCCATGCAGGATCCTCATCAGGTGCAGGCTCGTCCGAGCCTGATTGCCAAGATGCGCCAGGCCGATTTGGCGCTCTGCGCCGGAGCTGAGCTTGAGATTGGCTGGCTGCCAATGCTGCAGATGAAATCCGCCAATGCCAGGGTCAGAGACGGCAGCGACGGCATGCTTTACGCAGCCGAGCTGATTGAGACCCTGGATAAGCTGGACAAGGTCGACCGCTCCATGGGGGATGTGCATGTTAAGGGGAATCCGCACCTGCACTTTTCACCGGGCCGCTTATTGCAGGTGGCCGAAGCGGTTACCGCCAGACTTAAGCGCCTGGATCCCGGCAACAGCGCCGGCTACGATGCGGCCTTTGCAAGCTTCAGCGAGCGCTGGCAGGCCGCCATTCCGGCTTGGGAAGCCTCTGCACACGGGCTTGCCGGACGTAAGGTGATTGCCTATCACACCAGCTTTCGCTACCTCTTTGATTGGCTTGGTATAGAGCAGGTGGCGGATCTGGAACCCAAACCGGGTCTGCCGCCTTCCAGTGGTCACCTCGCCAGCCTGCTGGAACGTGCCCGCAAGGGGGATGTCTCGGCGATTGTGGTGGCTTCCTATCAGGATACCCGCGGCGCCAACTGGCTGGCCGAAAAAGCCAACTTGCCGGTGCTGGTGCTGCCCATGTCTGTGGGAGGCAACGATGAGAGTCAGGATCTTTTCAGTCTCTACGACAGCGTGATTAACCTTTTGAACGGGGTGAATTGA
- a CDS encoding ABC-type zinc uptake system zinc chaperone produces the protein MQFPRRKIHRLIAVWLSAVLVVLSFIAAAHATTHLNEDAYNHCTLCFHQHQLNKLLPGADLPKVPQLQVFEQPQAPLLLVAESARPHPQARGPPLAP, from the coding sequence GTGCAATTTCCAAGGCGCAAAATTCATCGACTTATCGCTGTATGGCTTTCTGCCGTACTGGTGGTGCTGTCGTTTATTGCTGCCGCTCACGCCACGACTCACCTCAATGAAGATGCTTACAACCACTGTACCCTGTGCTTCCACCAGCATCAGCTGAACAAGCTCTTGCCCGGTGCAGACCTGCCCAAGGTGCCTCAGCTTCAGGTGTTCGAGCAACCTCAGGCTCCGCTGCTTCTTGTGGCAGAATCTGCTCGCCCACATCCCCAGGCCCGTGGGCCACCTCTCGCTCCATAA
- a CDS encoding mechanosensitive ion channel family protein — protein MRLLIPFLLSMSLLSPTAALAVSDEFRSNVEQLEHTIAQDLKALSQVKGELVAISEYRVNQKTAELRQLISSEIEAPDADRAYLQTLVENQLSFIQQTQAYLSKDIQKLKSNLGGANDAELLLALSNRERERDTNFKKELQTLDWGSKLGMDTEPRRAELKQALAERADRLASLVNYTQEQLKHAVDEARAAGKDVSAEQTARVSDLKARLEQNSLSLSTVVGLMEELGADTTALKQVLFTVSGDITQDVLDIDLVGSLLGKWLSVAESQAIENGPRVLFKVFIFLLILFVASLVAKLVKSVVKKAVSNSKLKFSKLLQDFFVSLSAKGVYTLGLLIALSQLGFELGPLLAGFGIAGVIIGFALQDTLSNFASGMMILIYRPYDVGDLISAAGVTGRVSHMSLVSTTIKTLDNQRLIIPNNKIWGDTINNITAERHRRVDMTFGISYGDNVEHAEKILLDIVNKHPKVLKDPGVTVRLHLLGESSVDFVVRPWVRPDDYWDVYWDVTKAVKQRFDAEGITIPFPQRDVHFYRS, from the coding sequence ATGCGTCTGTTAATCCCCTTCCTCTTAAGCATGAGCCTGCTCAGCCCGACGGCAGCACTGGCCGTCAGCGATGAGTTTCGCAGCAATGTTGAGCAGCTGGAACACACCATAGCGCAGGATCTCAAGGCCCTGTCCCAGGTCAAAGGTGAACTGGTTGCCATCAGTGAATATCGGGTAAACCAAAAAACTGCCGAGCTGAGACAACTTATCAGCAGCGAAATTGAGGCCCCTGACGCCGACCGTGCCTACCTGCAAACCCTGGTGGAAAATCAGCTGAGCTTTATCCAGCAGACCCAGGCTTACCTGAGCAAAGACATCCAAAAGCTCAAAAGCAATCTCGGCGGCGCCAATGACGCCGAGCTCTTGCTGGCGCTGTCCAACCGCGAGCGTGAGCGCGACACCAACTTCAAAAAAGAGCTGCAAACCCTGGATTGGGGCAGCAAACTGGGCATGGACACAGAGCCGCGCCGGGCAGAACTGAAACAGGCACTTGCCGAACGGGCAGACCGCCTGGCAAGCCTGGTGAATTACACCCAGGAGCAACTGAAACATGCCGTGGATGAAGCCCGTGCCGCGGGTAAAGATGTGAGTGCCGAGCAGACCGCCCGAGTCAGTGACCTCAAGGCCCGGCTCGAGCAAAACAGCCTGAGTCTGAGCACCGTCGTGGGTTTGATGGAAGAGCTCGGAGCCGATACCACGGCGCTGAAACAGGTGCTCTTTACCGTGTCAGGAGACATTACCCAGGATGTGCTGGATATCGACCTGGTAGGCAGTCTGCTTGGCAAATGGCTCAGTGTTGCCGAGTCGCAGGCAATAGAAAATGGCCCGCGGGTACTGTTTAAGGTGTTTATCTTCCTGCTTATCCTCTTTGTCGCCAGCCTGGTTGCCAAGCTGGTGAAGAGTGTGGTGAAAAAGGCTGTCAGCAACTCCAAACTCAAATTCAGTAAGCTGCTGCAGGACTTCTTTGTCTCTCTGTCCGCCAAGGGTGTATATACCCTGGGGTTACTGATTGCCCTGTCGCAACTGGGTTTTGAACTTGGGCCCCTGCTGGCCGGTTTCGGTATTGCCGGTGTCATCATAGGTTTTGCGCTGCAGGATACGCTGTCGAACTTTGCCTCCGGCATGATGATTTTGATTTACCGCCCCTATGATGTGGGAGACCTTATCAGCGCTGCTGGCGTCACAGGGCGGGTCAGCCATATGAGCCTGGTATCCACAACTATCAAGACCCTTGATAATCAGCGGCTTATTATTCCAAACAATAAAATTTGGGGTGATACCATCAACAACATTACCGCCGAGCGCCATCGCCGGGTCGATATGACTTTCGGCATCAGTTACGGCGACAATGTCGAGCATGCGGAAAAAATCCTGCTGGATATCGTCAACAAGCATCCAAAGGTGCTCAAAGACCCCGGCGTCACAGTGCGCCTGCACTTGCTGGGCGAATCTTCGGTGGACTTTGTGGTTCGTCCCTGGGTGCGGCCGGATGACTATTGGGACGTATATTGGGACGTGACCAAGGCGGTGAAGCAGCGCTTCGATGCCGAAGGCATCACCATTCCCTTCCCGCAGCGGGATGTGCACTTCTACCGCAGCTGA
- a CDS encoding formate--tetrahydrofolate ligase — protein MLTDMEISRQANVRPIGWIADDFGLGKHLWREAGHAMAKISLEAAREPRRGKLVIVTAVTPTPHGEGKTVTTIGLTQGLHLLGHKACACIRQPSLGPVFGVKGGAAGGGYAQVVPMEVMNLHMTGDIHAVTSAHNLAAAAIDARLFHETRLGPDAFSAKTGLQALNIDPERILWRRVLDHNDRSLRQIELGLGDNNGPVHGGGFDITAASELMAILALCENIADMRARIGRVILAMSRDGNPISADDLGVAGAMTAIMRDAIEPTLMQTLSGAPCLVHAGPFANIAHGNSSIIADRVALAHHDYVVTEGGFGSDMGFEKFCNIKSRASGIAPSAAVLVVTLRALKANSGVDGDDSERLEAGFANLHWHMQNVMGYGLPLVVAINRFPDDSMAELAWLKERCLAEGAFGCEISDAFSHGAEGARALAIAVARACDAPSNFEYLYDDQMDFGARLMTLAERYGAAGVSLSEDARRDLAMITQLGMDKLPLCIAKTPLSISHDPALKGAPSGFELPVVGLRLSAGAGFITVLTGKVMTMPGLGLLPGYLNIDINDKGDIIGLG, from the coding sequence ATGTTGACAGATATGGAAATATCCCGGCAGGCCAATGTACGCCCCATAGGCTGGATTGCCGACGACTTTGGCCTTGGCAAGCATTTGTGGCGGGAGGCGGGTCACGCCATGGCTAAAATCAGCCTTGAGGCCGCCCGTGAGCCCCGGCGTGGAAAACTGGTGATAGTCACGGCCGTGACGCCCACACCCCATGGGGAAGGTAAAACCGTGACCACCATAGGGTTAACCCAGGGCCTGCATCTGCTGGGGCACAAGGCCTGTGCCTGTATCCGTCAGCCCAGTCTCGGCCCTGTCTTTGGGGTAAAAGGTGGGGCTGCCGGTGGCGGCTATGCTCAGGTGGTGCCCATGGAGGTGATGAACCTGCACATGACGGGTGATATCCATGCCGTCACCAGCGCCCACAATCTGGCTGCGGCCGCCATCGATGCCCGTCTTTTCCACGAAACCCGACTCGGCCCGGACGCCTTCAGCGCCAAAACGGGTTTGCAGGCACTGAACATCGACCCCGAACGCATTCTATGGCGCAGGGTGTTGGATCACAACGATCGCAGCCTTCGCCAGATTGAGCTGGGGCTTGGAGATAACAATGGTCCGGTTCACGGCGGTGGTTTCGACATTACCGCGGCGTCAGAGCTGATGGCCATTCTGGCCCTGTGTGAAAACATTGCCGACATGCGCGCCCGCATCGGTCGGGTGATCCTGGCCATGAGCCGGGACGGTAACCCCATCAGCGCCGACGATCTGGGGGTGGCAGGAGCCATGACAGCCATTATGCGTGATGCCATCGAGCCCACGCTGATGCAAACCCTGAGTGGCGCCCCTTGCCTGGTGCACGCGGGGCCCTTTGCCAATATTGCCCATGGTAACTCCTCCATCATCGCCGACAGGGTGGCGTTGGCACACCATGACTATGTGGTGACCGAGGGTGGCTTTGGCTCCGATATGGGCTTTGAAAAGTTCTGCAATATCAAGAGCCGTGCCTCGGGCATTGCTCCATCTGCTGCCGTGCTGGTGGTGACCTTAAGGGCGCTGAAGGCCAATTCCGGCGTGGATGGCGACGACAGTGAACGCCTGGAGGCTGGCTTTGCCAACCTGCACTGGCACATGCAAAACGTGATGGGTTATGGCTTGCCTCTGGTGGTTGCCATTAACCGCTTCCCCGATGATTCCATGGCCGAACTGGCCTGGCTCAAAGAGCGTTGCCTTGCAGAAGGGGCCTTTGGCTGTGAAATCAGCGATGCCTTCAGCCATGGGGCCGAGGGCGCAAGGGCGCTGGCCATAGCCGTAGCCCGCGCCTGCGATGCGCCATCAAACTTTGAGTACCTGTATGACGACCAGATGGATTTTGGGGCTCGCCTGATGACACTGGCGGAGCGTTATGGTGCCGCCGGTGTCAGCCTGTCTGAGGATGCGCGCCGGGATCTGGCGATGATTACCCAGCTTGGGATGGACAAGTTGCCGCTTTGTATCGCGAAGACGCCCCTGTCCATCAGCCATGATCCCGCTCTTAAAGGTGCGCCCAGCGGCTTTGAGTTGCCCGTTGTGGGTTTACGCTTAAGTGCCGGTGCGGGCTTTATTACTGTGCTCACAGGTAAGGTAATGACCATGCCGGGGCTGGGGCTCTTGCCCGGCTATCTGAATATCGATATCAACGATAAGGGCGACATCATTGGCCTGGGATAA
- a CDS encoding aldo/keto reductase — protein sequence MVSTSLKLSEFIAGFWRLADWQTTRPLRRELIETYLSLGVSSMDHADIYGRYQCERLFGDVLREAPALRHQMEIISKCGIRPAIVGNPDRYVNHYDTSRDHIISSVEQSLSNLGTDYLDLLLIHRPDPLMNADEMAEAFYALRKAGKVRHFGVSNFTPSQFELVQSRLDFALQTNQVELSPLAMQVMHDGTLDQCQRLGIRPMAWSCLAGGALMSGTDERAARVRAVLTDIQQQTGADDLSQLVYAWVRMHPSRPLPIIGSGNAQRIKAALASSHIVLSRQQWFSIWQASMGHSVP from the coding sequence ATGGTGTCAACTTCGCTCAAACTGTCCGAATTTATTGCCGGTTTCTGGCGGCTGGCCGATTGGCAAACCACCCGGCCTCTGCGGCGTGAATTAATCGAAACCTATCTGTCCCTCGGCGTCAGCTCCATGGATCACGCCGACATCTACGGCCGATACCAGTGTGAGCGCCTGTTCGGTGATGTGCTGCGCGAGGCACCTGCGCTGCGCCACCAAATGGAAATCATCAGCAAGTGTGGCATCCGGCCTGCCATTGTGGGTAATCCAGACCGCTATGTGAACCACTACGACACCAGCCGGGATCACATAATCAGCAGCGTTGAACAGTCATTGAGCAACCTGGGCACGGATTATCTGGATCTGCTGCTGATCCACAGGCCCGACCCTTTGATGAATGCCGATGAAATGGCCGAGGCTTTTTATGCCTTACGCAAGGCGGGTAAGGTGCGCCACTTTGGCGTGTCCAACTTTACCCCCAGCCAATTTGAGCTGGTGCAGTCGCGGCTCGATTTTGCGCTGCAGACCAACCAGGTGGAGCTGTCGCCACTGGCAATGCAGGTGATGCACGATGGCACTCTCGACCAGTGCCAGCGCCTGGGTATTCGCCCCATGGCCTGGTCATGTTTGGCGGGAGGCGCACTGATGTCAGGCACAGATGAGCGGGCTGCGCGGGTGCGAGCCGTCCTTACCGACATACAGCAACAAACCGGCGCCGATGACCTCAGCCAATTGGTTTACGCCTGGGTGCGGATGCACCCCAGCCGTCCACTGCCCATTATCGGCAGTGGTAATGCTCAGCGTATCAAAGCGGCACTGGCATCAAGCCATATAGTGCTTAGCAGGCAGCAGTGGTTCAGCATCTGGCAGGCGTCCATGGGGCACAGCGTGCCCTGA